The proteins below come from a single Ptychodera flava strain L36383 chromosome 6, AS_Pfla_20210202, whole genome shotgun sequence genomic window:
- the LOC139134506 gene encoding protocadherin Fat 4-like, with amino-acid sequence MVNLYRQERTVASNVDGYFDIDSASGEIKIVSTIDYDSLTTNPINLIIEATDGTNTASASVPILVLDVNDADPVCSPVNILVSIAENTAVGTSVTSLSCTDADVDDVLNYAFSVSHPDFTIDASTGLVTVAGTIDYEAGPTQYDLEIDVTDGSGGKAVVYLTVRVTVINEYSPTFVPVTWTVSLPEDTPVDSSITDASTYARDNDASPFNIQKYDILSITNVDTSTDVTGDGIFDIEHSNGLIKLTSRLDYESGTQYTIVVTATDTVTVGTGTVTVMVVDVNEYSPSCSFGADVVELAESTSPGVVISTATLGCTDDDQSATFGSASLTYSLTSNPGGKFSVSAAGDISLISALDYETTSSYSLMLRVSDGDGLYTDIPIFIYVSNVDDSSPYFTAAFSVAIPENTPVGDDVILVTAQDDDDPDTLEGTITYTILSGDPDDQFSIDEVSGQVEVRGLLDRETIPIYYVVVQATDGVGGSATTTVTITMQDVNDEIPVCTTTSFTDVVNETEAAGFVIRSLGCSDGDIGDILTYTLTVGSPTIFDVSSGDLVLSTARDYESGDRKFDIQVTVVDSVSNTHVISGTIHIDPVNEYLPVFASASYPADILENQIAGTILTTVSADDDDHPDRGHGVVNYYFDPSCTDCVKFQLNPDTGEVSTAAVFDREDTVTYTLDVIAMDSDNQDTATVVVTILDENDCVPEFTTAYSSITIQEELPAPQTLLSLTAVDLDDPATDDNGKPTYFISAGDPGGYFAIGTFDGVLKTAKKIDYETIKEFDLVIGSEDRNGDASSLNDYTNVKVEVLPKNEYAPVFATNPISLTIPENSDVGSSLFAILATDADDGSDGSIVYEMAFHSSFHLDGETGDFTLKAPLDRETTSSYTLSVKAVDQGSPQRSAVGTISLTITDFNDNAPVCTPSYVELEEPEDIAPTTTITTLSCSDDDAGPDNNRLTYTIIQEDGTASSGTKFSIDATGGQVKIASALDFETSTEHTLVIDVKDNGATALTTTVSITVEVTPVNENDPTFTAPPGSVNVDEDELIDFLVTTLTADANDDGESVTFSIEPNDPRFFCDAYSGEIRLLQQLDADPSPQVITLTVRATDDGSYHGIRSTDATLTINIDDVNDNAPEFSEFSYSFYCPGNAAIGEAVGVVVADDIDSGLNGDFDYSIASQDPSDGIFSVDSSTGQISVGSDVNLDQETTDTYVLTVFAIDKGTTAKTGTTYVTVTITAYNDYAPTFGPTPTYTVYLAENSPFGTPVETVTASDKDNGLDGEFEYQITAGDDGKFVIDPSNGEITLIGDIDFETHPTPYELTVIAVDKGTNAGPLTATTTVTVNVLSVNDNVPTCDKGLYSVNVPDGTPVNTVIIMTSCTDGDSDSPNNDLSYTVLSGAGDIDVNANGEVIVENPLTFATAPLYTLVVEVSDGGTPSLSSTFTVIVDVDASNNMVPAFSISPYIVGVPEDTSIGTSLVTIEASDSDGGGAGLVGYTIISGNDDGKFRINGTTGEMFLAKSVDREDVPFYSVIVTAADKGDPPLSANVTVEFTIEDANDKTPVCDPVYSVTIEEEDTTIIDLQQLNCTDDDDENTVNDDLEYFIASGDPDDEFEIDANGMVKNTGVLDLETTEFYTLVIHAIDGGSPRLTGTTTVYVRVTGINDNDPVFSPVVQSTSVNEDTAIGTSIYSILATDPDRHQDGSLYYKIVSGNDDNMFGVNSANGKIYVANNLDRELLDTYSLVVEVNDLATDPAERRTATGTVVITILDANDEAPLCDPMEPTIYVSENAIANDIVDVLNCTDADIAGFNGAFTFELVSGNDDNRFYLLENQVKVTYAPDYEEQDKYILGIKLVDKGIPQQTSTTTVTVVVKPENEFTPQFVVPVGGYVFEINEDAALATVIDAVTVSDDDAGVDGTSRFYVIAGNNEGKFGIDRSSGEIFTIGLLDREMTASYELTIIAKDSVPLSGKERNDTTTVIINVLDVNDNLPELSPYYLVLTIMEGLDVGTVIQPITVTDWDEGINAESDLEIISGNVGFTFEFSGNNLVVNRRVDLAVAEIYHLTVKATDRGIYPGPLENTGIIIIHVKSINEYSPSFSLDDDILLISEGTPIGGLVYQGNADDLDVGCHGELKYVIANVDPPSGSNHFYVDEASGLSLLASYLDRETLDTYTVNLTATDDSCNDTDIRSGSIILHIRVTDINDNTPVFSQPSGYTFSVDENIPINTIVGQVRASDIDDGINSEIMYEIDELTSVTAFSVDRDGGGITSLEELDHERQPGYSFLVKAIDKGTPSRSSVVQVVIHVLDVNDNHPIIDPDDLKVSCFENEPEGTLITPVDAYDLDSTTNGEFLYEIIDGNTNFAIKIDPNTGSLYTSEIPLDRELIPEYILTIRTTDFGDPELTYTATVTVVVLDLNDNDPVANPVFYEDTVLESIPVGTSVFDIEATDSDINENGNLTYTFLTGNTENKFSLELTTGVIRVNKPLNREALDEYTLYILIEDQGEVKRSATVVASVFLEDVNDSPPRFTPRSYNFAVEEHSAGGVLLGTVYAEDQDLGTNGEFEFSLIAGNGFGKFDVSSATGAVTMLVANLDREVQSSYELTVRAQDNGNPPLFSDAKVRISVSDINDHVPTFTEPFYSAEVVENAVIATSLLRVRATDDDIGNNAALTYSIDPLNTEANTYFQMDGTTGELTVRQGMDYETDQEITFNVNVQDSAEVPLADFARVTITIIDVNDNSPIISPCFANNEISYLHATEKGILAQFAASDADQNNDVTFEFSPSSYVFQIGKQSGAITAIPGVEPAVASKYVLQLLARDDGYPQQTSDPCLARIDTFDPYIYMIDLYMDSTTQAEFDEKRSLYLSTLEGLLKARIPSARVGISHLSGGGARRRRRLLGADDLVIHTYAVENGNADNVYGVENQKVFLTSEYLHSVFAADIFDNPVGELKDIDIYKVQKHPGPDWFRTPEGIAGLTLGILSAIALLTLPCLCYCCCKAGMCTGCCDGGCCGGKGGGCRNPFRSCFDSSPKKPRGRRLTDKKQPTDKKDGFKNKGQGDGDDNLKKNNKKGLQSNLLGPSADKPSAKSGGLGSVTKPAPGSGKSVNVGGGNPNANPNIGVLGYPGLSVGPNKFRQAAEQAAANSGDSTAKSIANRTAPPSSTGGGGGAPPSAKPSGRYGGGSLLDAGGDGGKGGSGGDSKPDAPKIDAGQRRWRDK; translated from the exons GAACAATCGATTATGAAGCTGGTCCGACGCAGTACGACCTCGAAATTGACGTCACTGATGGTTCTGGCGGTAAAGCTGTTGTGTACTTGACTGTGAGAGTTACCGTGATTAATGAGTACTCTCCAACTTTCGTCCCAGTGACCTGGACTGTTTCGCTCCCAGAAGATACGCCGGTAGACTCTTCAATCACCGACGCGTCCACTTACGCTAGGGACAACGATGCCAGTCCTTTTAACATTCAGAAGTACGATATACTGTCAA TCACAAACGTGGACACGTCGACAGATGTAACGGGAGATGGTATTTTCGACATTGAGCACTCTAATGGCCTGATAAAACTGACGTCGAGACTGGATTATGAGTCGGGAACACAGTACACCATTGTCGTGACTGCAACCGACACAGTGACAGTTGGCACTGGCACTGTTACAGTCATGGTTGTTGACGTTAATGAGTATAGTCCGTCGTGCAGTTTCGGTGCAGACGTAGTTGAACTTGCTGAATCGACAA GCCCCGGTGTTGTGATAAGTACTGCAACTCTTGGATGTACAGACGACGACCAATCAGCGACCTTCGGATCAGCTTCATTGACCTACTCGTTAACATCAAACCCTGGTGGCAAGTTCAGTGTCAGTGCAGCGGGAGACATTTCTCTGATCA GTGCGTTGGACTACGAGACAACTTCTTCATATTCTTTGATGCTGCGCGTTAGCGATGGTGATGGACTCTACACTGACATACCCATCTTCATCTATGTTTCAAACGTCGACGACTCCAGCCCCTATTTCACGGCGGCCTTTTCCGTCGCCATACCCGAAAACACGCCAGTCGGCGATGACGTCATCCTTGTCACGGCCCAAGACGACGATGATCCCGACACTCTTGAGGGAACGATAACGTATACTATCCTATCAGGTGATCCGGACGACCAATTCAGCATTGACGAGGTGTCTGGTCAAGTGGAGGTCCGCGGTTTACTTGACAGGGAAACAATACCTATATACTACGTTGTTGTCCAGGCAACGGATGGAGTTGGAGGCAGTGCCACGACAACAGTCACTATAACGATGCAAGATGTGAATGATGAAATACCTGTCTGTACCACTACTTCTTTCACAGATGTTGTCAATGAGACCGAAGCAGCTGGATTTGTCATCAGATCTCTTGGATGCTCGGACGGAGACATCGGCGATATCCTCACTTACACGCTCACCGTTGGAAGTCCCACCATCTTTGACGTCAGTTCGGGAGATCTGGTTCTGTCAACAGCGAGGGACTACGAATCCGGCGACAGAAAGTTCGACATCCAAGTTACTGTTGTTGACTCCGTCAGCAATACGCATGTCATATCTGGAACAATCCATATTGATCCAGTTAATGAATACTTGCCTGTGTTTGCAAGTG CTTCGTATCCAGCCGACATACTAGAAAACCAGATTGCAGGGACGATATTGACAACTGTCTCAGCAGATGACGACGACCATCCAGATCGAGGCCACGGTGTGGTCAACTATTACTTCGACCCCTCTTGCACAGACTGCGTCAAATTTCAACTCAATCCCGACACTGGTGAAGTGAGCACAGCTGCTGTGTTTGACCGAGAGGATACCGTCACCTACACGCTGGACGTCATTGCCATGGACTCCGATAACCAAGATACGGCAACTGTCGTGGTCACAATCTTAGACGAAAACGACTGTGTGCCTGAATTTACTACAGCGTACAGCAG CATAACAATACAGGAAGAACTGCCTGCTCCACAAACGCTGCTGTCACTAACTGCGGTCGATCTAGATGATCCGGCGACCGATGACAACGGAAAACCAACCTACTTTATATCTG CTGGAGATCCTGGTGGTTATTTCGCAATCGGAACGTTCGACGGTGTTCTGAAAACAGCCAAGAAAATCGACTACGAAACCATCAAAGAATTCGATTTGGTCATTGGTTCTGAGGACAGAAATGGGGATGCGTCTTCACTGAATGACTATACCAACGTAAAAGTCGAGGTACTACCTAAAAATGAATATGCCCCTGTATTTGCCACAAACCCGATAAGTCTGACGATTCCAGAAAATTCCGATGTCGGTTCGTCTCTTTTCGCAATACTGGCCACAGATGCAGACGATGGTTCGGACGGATCTATCGTATATGAGATGGCTTTCCACTCTTCGTTCCACTTGGACGGCGAAACCGGCGACTTCACGTTGAAAGCACCCTTGGATCGGGAAACGACGTCAAGTTACACACTTTCAGTGAAAGCTGTAGACCAAGGAAGCCCCCAGCGTAGCGCTGTTGGGACCATATCACTTACAATTACCGATTTCAACGATAACGCTCCTGTATGCACTCCGTCATATGTTGAACTCGAAGAACCAGAAGACATCGCTCCAACCACCACAATAACAACCCTCTCGTGCAGTGACGATGACGCGGGACCCGACAACAATCGATTGACTTATACAATCATACAAGAAGATGGCACTGCGAGCTCCGGCACAAAATTCTctattgatgcaacgggtggaCAAGTTAAAATAGCATCAGCCCTTGACTTTGAAACTTCAACGGAACACACTTTGGTCATAGACGTAAAGGACAATGGCGCAACGGCTCTGACTACAACAGTTTCAATCACGGTTGAAGTCACCCCTGTCAACGAAAACGACCCGACATTTACAGCGCCTCCGGGATCCGTCAACGTCGACGAAGACGAGCTCATCGACTTTCTCGTCACAACTCTGACTGCTGACGCTAACGATGATGGGGAATCAGTGACTTTCTCCATCGAGCCAAATGATCCGCGGTTTTTCTGTGACGCCTACTCTGGTGAAATCAGGCTGCTACAGCAACTCGATGCTGACCCGTCACCTCAGGTCATAACCTTGACCGTCAGAGCAACCGACGATGGGAGCTATCATGGGATCAGGTCCACGGACGCCACATTAACCATAAATATCGACGATGTAAATGACAATGCACCAGAGTTCAGTGAATTCTCCTATTCGTTTTACTGTCCCGGGAATGCCGCAATCGGAGAAGCTGTCGGTGTTGTGGTTGCTGATGACATTGATTCTGGCTTAAATGGTGATTTCGATTATTCAATAGCTAGTCAGGATCCAAGTGATGGTATTTTCAGCGTTGACAGTTCGACAGGGCAGATATCTGTTGGCAGCGATGTAAATTTGGATCAAGAAACAACTGACACATACGTTTTGACAGTTTTCGCGATCGACAAGGGAACAACTGCTAAGACAGGCACTACTTATGTCACCGTTACCATCACAGCATACAACGATTACGCGCCGACGTTTGGTCCAACTCCCACGTACACGGTATATCTTGCCGAAAACTCACCCTTTGGTACACCGGTAGAGACTGTGACAGCCAGTGACAAAGACAATGGGCTAGACGGAGAATTCGAATATCAGATCACAGCGGGTGATGATGGCAAGTTCGTCATCGACCCAAGTAACGGGGAAATCACACTGATCGGCGACATTGACTTTGAAACACATCCAACGCCGTATGAGTTGACGGTCATCGCTGTAGACAAAGGTACAAACGCTGGACCGCTGACGGCCACAACGACTGTAACCGTCAATGTCCTCTCCGTCAACGACAATGTACCAACATGCGATAAGGGTCTGTACAGTGTTAACGTCCCTGATGGAACTCCTGTGAACACGGTCATTATTATGACTTCTTGTACTGACGGCGACTCAGACTCGCCAAACAACGACTTGTCGTACACTGTTTTATCTGGTGCGGGGGATATTGACGTTAATGCTAATGGTGAGGTCATTGTGGAAAATCCTCTCACCTTTGCCACGGCCCCATTGTACACTTTAGTGGTGGAGGTGTCGGACGGCGGTACGCCCTCTCTCTCCTCAACTTTCACAGTCATCGTTGATGTTGATG CCTCAAACAACATGGTACCGGCATTTTCAATAAGTCCATACATAGTTGGCGTGCCGGAAGATACATCAATTGGTACGAGTCTTGTTACAATTGAAGCCTCAGACAGTGATGGTGGCGGTGCCG GTCTGGTTGGCTATACAATTATTAGTGGCAATGACGACGGTAAGTTCAGAATTAACGGCACAACCGGAGAAATGTTTCTGGCCAAATCGGTGGATAGGGAAGACGTTCCGTTCTACAGTGTGATAGTCACGGCTGCAGACAAAGGCGACCCACCTCTGAGTGCCAATGTCACGGTGGAGTTCACCATCGAAGATGCCAACGACAAAACACCGGTGTGCGATCCTGTGTACTCAGTTACGATCGAAGAAGAGGATACCACTATTATCGATCTTCAGCAACTCAACTGtactgacgacgatgatgaaaACACAGTAAATGACGATCTGGAGTATTTCATCGCCAGTGGAGACCCAGACGACGAGTTTGAAATTGATGCCAATGGTATGGTGAAGAACACTGGTGTGTTGGATCTCGAAACTACTGAGTTTTACACACTGGTAATTCATGCTATAGACGGTGGGTCACCTCGTCTGACTGGCACCACGACTGTATACGTACGCGTGACTGGCATAAATGATAATGACCCTGTCTTCAGTCCCGTCGTCCAGAGTACTTCTGTGAATGAAGATACGGCCATAGGAACTTCCATATACAGTATATTGGCCACGGATCCTGACCGACATCAAGACGGGTCGCTTTACTACAAAATCGTCTCTGGTAATGACGACAACATGTTCGGTGTCAACTCAGCCAATGGAAAAATATATGTGGCGAACAATCTCGACAGAGAATTGCTTGACACATATTCATTGGTTGTAGAGGTTAATGACCTGGCTACAGATCCAGCAGAAAGGAGAACGGCTACAGGAACCGTTGTTATTACCATCTTAGATGCAAACGATGAAGCTCCTCTTTGCGACCCGATGGAACCGACCATTTATGTCTCGGAGAATGCAATAGCGAATGACATAGTAGACGTGCTGAACTGTACTGATGCAGACATCGCCGGCTTTAATGGGGCGTTTACCTTCGAACTTGTCTCCGGAAATGACGACAACAGATTTTACCTCCTTGAGAACCAGGTGAAGGTGACGTACGCTCCTGACTACGAGGAACAAGATAAGTACATCCTTGGAATAAAGTTGGTCGATAAGGGCATACCACAGCAGACCTCTACAACGACGGTGACGGTAGTTGTGAAACCAGAGAACGAGTTCACGCCACAGTTTGTCGTCCCTGTAGGTGGGTACGTTTTCGAAATAAATGAAGATGCCGCTCTAGCCACTGTCATTGATGCCGTCACTGTGAGTGATGATGACGCCGGGGTCGATGGCACCAGTCGTTTTTACGTAATAGCCGGAAACAACGAAGGAAAATTCGGAATTGACAGGTCAAGCGGTGAAATATTTACCATCGGACTTTTGGACAGGGAAATGACTGCATCCTATGAACTGACAATAATTGCAAAGGATAGCGTACCGCTGTCTGGTAAGGAGAGGAATGACACGACCACGGTAATTATAAATGTCCTCGACGTGAACGACAACCTGCCTGAACTCAGTCCTTATTACTTGGTTCTGACCATCATGGAGGGCCTGGACGTTGGTACGGTCATCCAGCCGATCACGGTGACCGATTGGGACGAGGGCATAAACGCAGAGAGCGACCTCGAAATTATATCCGGAAATGTTGGTTTTACGTTTGAATTTAGTGGGAATAACCTCGTGGTGAACAGGAGAGTAGATTTGGCGGTTGCTGAAATATATCACCTGACTGTAAAGGCGACTGATCGTGGCATCTATCCTGGTCCCCTTGAAAACACGGGCATCATCATTATCCACGTAAAATCCATAAATGAATACAGCCCATCATTCTCACTGGACGATGACATCTTGCTGATCTCTGAGGGCACCCCCATCGGAGGACTCGTATACCAAGGAAACGCTGATGACCTTGATGTCGGTTGTCACGGAGAACTTAAATATGTCATTGCCAACGTTGACCCTCCGTCAGGGAGCAACCACTTCTATGTGGACGAGGCGAGTGGACTGTCTCTCCTAGCGTCCTATCTGGACAGAGAGACTCTCGACACGTACACGGTGAATTTGACAGCCACTGACGACTCTTGTAACGACACTGACATCCGTTCTGGTAGCATCATACTACACATCAGAGTGACCGACATAAACGACAACACTCCCGTTTTCAGCCAGCCTTCTGGATACACTTTCTCTGTCGATGAAAACATACCGATAAACACCATAGTAGGTCAAGTCAGGGCATCAGACATAGACGACGGTATCAACAGTGAAATAATGTACGAGATTGATGAACTCACTAGTGTCACTGCGTTTTCAGTCGATAGAGACGGCGGGGGGATAACGTCTCTTGAGGAACTTGACCACGAAAGACAGCCTGGGTATAGCTTCTTGGTGAAGGCCATCGACAAAGGCACACCCTCAAGGTCATCAGTTGTCCAAGTGGTGATACACGTGTTGGATGTGAACGACAACCATCCCATTATTGATCCAGATGACCTGAAAGTATCTTGCTTTGAAAACGAACCCGAGGGAACCCTAATCACGCCAGTCGATGCCTACGATTTGGACAGCACCACCAACGGGGAATTCCTGTACGAAATCATCGACGGAAACACTAACTTTGCTATCAAAATCGATCCCAATACCGGATCGCTGTATACCTCAGAGATACCCCTAGACAGAGAACTGATACCAGA GTATATACTCACGATCAGGACAACTGATTTCGGTGATCCGGAACTGACATACACAGCGACGGTGACAGTTGTTGTACTTGATCTAAATGATAACGATCCTGTAGCTAACCCGGTATTCTATGAGGATACAGTACTGGAATCCATTCCCGTAGGGACCAGCGTTTTCGACATCGAGGCCACGGATTCGGATATAAACGAAAATGGGAACCTGACGTATACCTTCCTCACAGGAAATACAGAAA ACAAATTTTCACTTGAGTTGACGACTGGGGTAATACGTGTGAACAAACCCTTGAATCGTGAAGCATTGGACGAGTATACTTTGTACATCTTGATAGAAGACCAGGGCGAAGTCAAACGGTCAGCAACAGTAGTTGCTAGCGTGTTTTTGGAAGATGTGAACGACAGCCCTCCAAGATTCACGCCTAGATCTTACAACTTTGCCGTGGAGGAACACTCCGCTGGGGGCGTATTGCTCGGGACTGTATATGCAGAAGACCAGGATTTGGGCAcgaatggggagtttgaattcTCTCTGATAGCAGGGAacggttttggaaaatttgatgtGAGTTCTGCAACCGGTGCTGTTACAATGCTTGTTGCGAATTTGGACCGTGAAGTCCAATCATCGTACGAACTTACAGTACGTGCACAGGACAACGGAAACCCACCTTTGTTCTCAGACGCAAAGGTCCGCATATCTGTTTCGGACATCAACGACCACGTACCGACATTTACCGAACCATTCTATAGCGCCGAAGTTGTGGAAAATGCCGTCATAGCTACTTCTCTTCTACGAGTTCGTGCAACGGACGATGACATAGGAAATAATGCCGCGCTGACCTACAGTATAGATCCTTTGAATACTGAAGCCAATACATACTTTCAAATGGACGGCACTACTGGGGAACTCACCGTCCGTCAAGGGATGGACTACGAAACAGATCAAGAAATCACCTTCAACGTCAACGTACAGGACTCAGCAGAGGTACCCCTGGCGGACTTCGCACGTGTAACAATAACAATCATAGATGTAAACGACAATTCTCCGATCATATCACCATGCTTTGCAAATAACGAGATATCATACCTTCACGCGACAGAAAAGGGTATATTAGCCCAATTTGCTGCCTCAGACGCCGACCAAAACAACGACGTAACCTTTGAGTTCTCGCCGTCGTCCTATGTTTTCCAAATTGGCAAACAATCTG GTGCCATCACAGCCATCCCCGGCGTCGAACCTGCTGTAGCTTCCAAGTACGTCCTACAGCTTCTGGCAAGGGACGATGGGTACCCCCAGCAAACATCCGATCCCTGCCTAGCTCGAATTGACACCTTTGACCCTTACATCTACATGATTGATCTGTACATGGACAGCACCACTCAGGCGGAGTTCGACGAAAAACGATCCCTATATCTTTCAACGCTAGAAGGACTTCTGAAAGCTCGTATACCTTCAGCAAGAGTTGGAATATCCCATCTGTCTGGAGGGGGTGCCAGAAGACGTCGCCGGCTTCTTGGAGCGGA TGACCTCGTCATCCATACCTACGCTGTGGAAAACGGCAATGCTGACAATGTCTACGGTGTTGAAAATCAGAAGGTGTTTTTGACCAGCGAGTACTTGCACTCGGTATTTGCTGCAGATATATTCGATAACCCTGTTGGAGAGTTGAAGG ACATAGACATTTACAAAGTTCAAAAGCACCCTGGTCCAGACTGGTTCCGCACACCGGAGGGCATTGCAGGTCTAACACTAGGAATCCTGAGCGCCATCGCATTACTGACTTTACCGTGTCTCTGTTACTGCTGTTGCAAAGCTGGAATGTGTACAGGGTGTTGCGACGGAGGATGCTGTGGAGGCAAGGGCGGCGGATGTCGAAACCCTTTCCGCTCTTGTTTCGACAGTTCACCTAAAAA GCCAAGAGGAAGACGCCTTACTGATAAAAAACAGCCGACTGACAAGAAAGATGGCTTCAAAAACAAGGGACAAG GTGACGGTGACGATAATTTAAAGAAGAATAACAAAAAAGGGCTTCAATCAAACCTCCTTGGACCTTCAGCG GATAAACCTAGTGCCAAGTCTGGAGGCTTGGGATCAGTGACAAAACCAGCCCCTGGATCTGGAAAGAGTGTAAACGTAGGTGGAGGCAATCCAAACGCTAATCCGAACATTGGCGTGCTTGGCTACCCTGGGCTCAGTGTCGGTCCCAACAAATTTCGACAGGCGGCAGAACAGGCGGCGGCAAATTCGGGAGACTCCACAGCAAAGAGCATAGCAAACAGAACCGCCCCACCTTCTAGCACCGGAGGCGGCGGCGGTGCTCCTCCATCGGCGAAACCAAGTGGGAGGTACGGTGGAGGCTCACTCCTCGATGCTGGAGGCGATGGTGGAAAAGGTGGCAGTGGAGGTGACAGTAAACCag ACGCACCAAAAATAGACGCCGGTCAACGACGATGGAGAGACAAGTAA